Below is a window of Strix uralensis isolate ZFMK-TIS-50842 chromosome 8, bStrUra1, whole genome shotgun sequence DNA.
GGTTTCACTCCAGGGTCAAAGGGGAAGGCTGGGGAGTTGCTTGGCAGAGAAATTAAGCCTGAGCATCCATAGCTGCACTCGCTGGGTCCATCTGTCCTGCTACCCCAGGCCCACGGATGGACCCAGCTCCGCTGCCACAGCCCGGGACATACAGCACAACCCTTGCAGGCACTGCTGGCTGCAGAGGGACCACAAGAAGGATGGAGCCCGCACTGCGAGGCAGCCTGCAAAGTCACTGGTGCCATTGCAGACTTGCTGCTGGGGGAGCCCTGTCCCCCGCAGGGTGACACAGATAGGATGCAGGGGGAGAGCCCCAGCCGAGGGACATGGAGAGGTGCAGGATCCACCCTCACTCATGCAGCAGCCTCAGGCAAGTTCAAAGCCTAAGCAGGGTGTGCTGTTTAGTTATTTCAAAGCCTACTTCTCTGCAACACAAGTGATAGTCCCACCCTGAGGAGAAGCAGGCACACCTGGAGGCAGCCCCGAGCCGGCAGTGGGGGGTGCAGTGCCCTCGATACTTTGATATTCAAATATCTCCAGTGGAGGCCTAGATCAGTCACAGCTATTTCAGTCCCAGCCTGTCACCTTTTCCAGCTTTCCTTCCAAACAGCTTTAGCAGCATATTCAAACATTTGGAGCCCAGCAGACACAGTGGGGTCCCTTTGCAAAGGGCAGGGGACAGCTAAGCCAACAGGTCCTCAACATATACAGAGTTTGTAGTGCCATGGCATCCACCTCCTCATTCCCGCATTACAGCAGAGAGTCTCAAAGCACTCGCCATCTCACAGCCTCTGCAGAGGCCAGTGGCACTCGGGGACACCTAATCTTGAGGTGAGGGAGGTCTCGTGGCACGGACTCCAGAGTGGGAATTAAGATGCTCACAAAGGGCTTTTGCATCCTTGACCTTAGCTACTGCTTGTCCCTGCCAAGGGAGCCCTGGTGGCCACGTAGCCCTGGGAGGGCTGAGGGGTGACTCCATGGCGCACGTCCCCTCTGACCTGCAGGGACGGAGAGTGACGTGGCAGGTCCTACAGCGGGTCCCGCTAGGACTGTGCACAGGCAGGTGAGTCATTCCCCTGCAGCCAAAGTCTGGGCCACccgagcagggctgagctgccctTTGGACTGTGGGTGGTAGGTTCATGCCATGGCAGAGCACACACTGTCCCCTCCCGCGGGGACGCAGTGGCAGCGCAGTAGCGGCAGCTGTTTTGTGCTGGAGCCCGTGGGGTCTCCCAAGCACCCAGTGGGTGCCAGGCCCTGTGGGTCTCGGTACTGGGTCGTCACTGCGAAGGGTGCAGAGGGGCTTTGCTTTGCTGCCACCGTGGCTGGCATCGCCTGGCACAGCTTAGGGATGCTGCGAGTCACTGACCAGCAGcagtctcccacccctccctgcctctgaGGGGGACTTTGGTGGCCCACTGCAGAGGAGATTTCAAGGGGCACACCCTTGCCTCTGTGCTCCCCCCCTCCACTGGGGTTTCCAGAAGGCCCTGACCACATCAAGGCCACatcacagcccagcccagcccacagTTCCCGGTCCCCAGAGCATCGTGGTTACGTACACTTGCAGTGAGAGCGGAGTGCTGCCCTGCCCGTGCCCATGGGAAGTGGCATCCCTCCACCGTGGTGGCCACGGCACTTCtcaggggagcaggaggggcaCGCTGCCCTCTGAGCTTTTCTCTTGCATGCTCCAGCTTTACTCTGCGACTTTGGGAGAACGACATTGTGATCAAAATCTCAAGTTCCCAGGCCCTTGGGCTTCAAGGCAATGCCAGCAATCGCAGGAGCTGGCAGCACTCCTTGTCCCTCTGGGCACCAGCTTGTGCACAGGGAGGTACTGGTATGGCTCTGTGCAAAGCGTGGGGATGGGGGCTTTTAGGTAGGGCAGCTAAAACTGAGTCCAGCTCCATCCTGGCTTGGAGGCTGCCAGCTTTGCCCCTTGGCACGGGGTACCTGCACAGGgtgagcagctgctcctgcctggcagcaAAAGTGCAATGATatggggctgggaggtggcacTTTTTAGATGTCACTGCAGGCTGGCTCAGCCCAAGGCCCCCCCAAAGGCACATCAGCAGCGTGGGGGTTACCTGCTGCTCTGCACGTATCTGGATGAGGTGGGGTCCGCTTGGAGAGTCCCTCGTGGCAGGTGCTGGCTGGCTCCTGCCCGTGCGAAGGGAAACGTGTAAGGGCTGTGGGGGGAAAACAACCATCAGTTCTTTTGCCAGCTCCCACCATGACAGGATGGCCATGAACGCCCCTTCCCGAAGCACAAACAGGGCAGTGTTCAGGGCTGCTCTACCCCAGGCTAAGGCCTCTTGGGTGAGGCCAAAGTAAGCAGCTCCTCGGCAGTGAGCACCTCTCCGGGGCTGGGAAGGCTCTGACCTGAGCACAAACAAACACACAGTTAGGGAAAACATCTCTTGCCTCTACAAAACCTCCCCTCGCCCATTTTTGTTCCCCAGCTCCCTCGCTGCACGCTAGCTCGGTCCTTTTGGTGAGGGGATGGACAGTGCAGGAGATGGGGCTCCCTGTAGAGCTGCACTTCTCAGCCCCTGCTCAGCTGCagtttctccctttcctcctcctgctctgcttctTGAGGGTGCCAGTAGGCTCGAGGAGCGGGGCAGGATCAGGCTGcaagcagccaggagctgctggggaaaGGCAACCTGTGCTCACAGCATCACAACCACATTCCCCGACGCTGGAGCCTGGTTTGACCAGAAGAGCAGGTGCCTCGCTGGGCTGGGATGGGGCGCGGGGCTTGCAACACGAGCTGGGGTTACTCGCTGAGCAGCGAGGCCGGACACAGACGGGGCTGTCCAAGCACAGAGAGGAGGAGACCAAATCCCACCGCCCAGCTGTGCCCTCCTTGATGGCCGCTCAAGGAGGGCGTGTTGGGGCTGCTGGAGGGTCCCCCGGGAGACGCCCTTTGCCACAGCGTGTGGGCACAGCTGCTGCTGAGACCACGGCAGGGGCTGCCCAGCCCACAGCAGGGGCACCCCTCCTTCCCTCGGGGTGGCGGGAACCTCCTGCCGTTTTGCGGGGGGACAGCCAGAAGCGAGGCAGCCCCGGCAGCACCTCCATGCAGCAGCCTGTGTGCAGGATAAGGGCTGTGGCACTCAGGGTGGCCAGACCCTGGCATGGCGCTGGGGTctcccctcacacacacccccctaccccccccaaaaaaacccaaaacacctgGCTGCAAGAAACATCTgcttgcagggagggggggggtgtgtgtgtgtgtcaccccAGCGGGGGGGCCCTCGCAGGCCTGACGGTGCCCGGCCCTGCTGCCCCCAACTCATCCCTCCGAGCCCCTCCCGCAGCTCGAACCTGTTCCGGAGGGTAAACGGCTCCGTTTGCCGGGGGATCCCGCCGGCAGGTGGCAGCCCCGAGCGCCCCGGCGTCCCTTGCGCCGCCACCGGggcccggcggaggcggcggggccgggccgggaccGCGGGTGCGTGTGCGGCGGCGGTGGAGcaccccccccgctccccggcccggcccggggggatGGAGCCGGTCCCCGGGCGGCGGTGGCAGAAGGTGCTGTACGAGCGTCAGCCCTTCCCCGATAACTACGTGGACCAGCGGTTCCTGGAGGAACTGCGGAAAAACGTGCACGCCCGCCGGTACCGGTACCGGGCCGTCGTCTTCCAGTCGGGAGCGGtggtgcagcagctctgcagcgtCTGCGTCTTCGTCGTCACCTGGTGGTACATGGACGCCGGGATGCTGAGCCCGCAGGGGCTTTTCGGGGCGGCCCTGGTCTCCTCCCTGCTCGGCTACGTCCTCTTCGACGCCGTGGactgcggggccgggcggcgggagaGCGGGCGGACGCGGTGGGCCGACCTGAAGAGCACCCTGGTGTTCGCCGCCTTCACCTACGGCTTCTCGCCGGTGCTGAAGACGCTGACGGAGTCCATCAGCACAGACACCATCTACGCCATGTCGGCCCTCATGCTCCTCGGTCACCTCATCTTCTTTGACTACGGTGCCAACGCCGCCATCGTCTCCAGCACGCTGTCCCTCAACATGGCCATCTTTGCCTCGGTCTGCCTGGCCTCCCGCCTGCCTCGTTCCCTCCATGCCTTCGTCATGGTCACCTTCGCCATGCAGATCTTTGCCCTCTGGCCCATGCTGCAGAAGAAGCTGAAAGCCCAGACACCCCGATGCTACGTGGGGGTGACGGTGCTCTTCGCGCTGGCAGCATTGGCGGGGCTGGCCACCGTCTCCAGCGTGGGCGCTGTGCTCTTCGCCTCGCTGCTGCTCGccatctcctgcctctgcccttaCTGCCTCATCCGCCTTCAGCAGCTCAAGGACAACATCCACGGGCCATGGGACGAGGCTGAAATCAAGGAGGACCTCTCCAGGTTCCTCATGTAGGCTGGGCCTAGGGGGAGAAGGGACCTTCTGCTGTGAGCCGTGCAAAGGTCCTTGCTGGGGGCCAGCCCTGGGGGGAGGACACCAGCCTAATAAAGCCTTTCGCACAGCAACGAGGACCACGTTTGCGTTACCCTCAGCATCTATTTCCAGACCTGACCTGCTTGGTTTTAGCAAAGGAAGGAGCTGAACCCCACACATGGCCAGCCTGAGCAGCAGCTTGGGGCACAGGCGAGTGGGGTAGTGCATGCTCTGGCCGTGCAGACCCATACCTGCgtttgggggggtgcaggagggtgaGCATCCCCTGAGCAGAAACACCACCTGGAAACACACATCCGGCTCTGATGGGCCCCATGACATGCCCATGAAGGTCCTCAGCCTCAGGGACCTCGATGTGTGTGATGGGGACTGACAGCACTTCCCTGGGTGGCCTGGAGGGGAAGGGAGCTGGGTGAGGGTCGCTGCGGGCAGGATGGACGTGTGGGGTGGTGCGTGCTGCAGGACCAAGCAGGGCTGAACACGAGGGCAGCTGGGATGGGTCACTGATGACAGAATAGCCTCATGATACTGCCAGGCACCACATCACCCAAATCCTTTAGGagaggtgggggtgagggggcaAGacaccttcctcccctctctaACCCCCTCCCAGAGGTGGATCTGGCCTCGCTGCAGGGCCAGACCCCGAGCCAGAGGGATGGAGCTCAGCACAGACCCCTGCAGGCGCAGTCCCCGGCTCGCTGGGAGCGCGGCGGGGCCTGTCGAGGGCCTGTCTGGTGGCCATCTGTCCAGCGGCCGTCTGTCCGGCACCGCACACACCGCAACAGAGGGCGCTCCCGGCAAACAAGTCCCGCTGGAGGCCAGGTCAGGCCAGGCTGAGCGCCGGGAGGGCTTCCCCGGCACCTTCCCTTTCCCCGCTCCTGGGATGTCCCTCGACAGCCTGGCCCCCCTCCGGGCACCCCAGGGAGCTGAGCCTGCCGGAGCCGGCACCGCGAGAGGGAAGGGATGCACGCACCTGCCCCGGCCCCACCTCGCAGGGATGCTTTTGGCACTACCCGGGTTTTATGAAACCCAACGCTGCAGAAGTACAACCTTCTGCTTGATTTACCCCATCCCTTTGAGCGTCCGGGTCTCTCCCCAGCGAGCGGGCGCTTGCCGTGCACTCCTTGGGCATTCTCAGAAATGAGCAACCCCCAGTGGAGTCCCCAACACCTCCAGTGCTTTGTCACAGCTCTTGCCAAGTGTTAAATGTTGCTGTTTTCGTCATGATGACAACatgtcattttggttttaattaaaacctgCGAAAGTTTAGAGCCCGGGCTCCAGTCTCACAGGGAACACAGTGTAGCCAGATGCTCGCAGTCAAGATGGTATTTTTTGGTTCTTCAGAAAGAAGACTGTTTTTTCACAGAGAGGTTTCCCAGAAGGCTGCTCAGCAACCAGGGTGTCCCATCTTGCGCTGGGCTAATGCCATTGTAACACTGCCATCCAAAGCCAATTCACAGAGTCCATCAGGACGGCAAGGCTTCAGTGTAAATCAAAAGTAAATCAAATCTAGCTTGCCTGGCGCCTGGTGTTAATATCTGTCATGGTAGAGGCTACAAGAAAGCAGAGCTTCTGCTGCACCCATTCCCCCAAGGAGAAAGATTTCCCAAAAAATACTCTTCCCAAATTCAGACTCTCAAAACCAGCTCTGGGTTAGGAAAAGTGCAAACATCAACTACCCAGACATTCCAGGTGGAGACAGACACAGACTGTCACCTCAGCCACAGCTGGAACCCAGTGGATCACCCGTGCAGATCCCTGGGCTCCAACTGATGCAGCAGGCCTTGTCCACCCAGCTCCAGGCAGGATGCAGGATGTGTCCCGTCCAGcccgctgcaggcagctgcatcCCAGCCCACAGCCCCAGGCCTCTCTGTTCCTTCCCTTCACCTCCTCCTTAGCCTCAGTCCTTGCCCAGAGATCCCCTGGGGAAAGGCTTAGCCCTCTGCTTAGCTTGCCCGCAGATACCCTGCTCTCCCTAACCTGGGAGATGAAAATATAAAGTCCAGTCCACAACCTGGATGCacaaagggaaggaaggaaaaatgcaagtgagagccagggagaggagaggagacacAAAAGCCAGGCAGAGTTTCCCTAGGAGTTCTCTGACCTTCTCCTGAGGACACATGCTCTGCAATGCTGCTGAAATTATTTAAGATGCTAAATAAATGGCCATTATGAGTATGTCCTCATGCCTGAGGTCAGAATATCCTCTACAGACCAAAACTTTGCCATAACTCTACGTCCACCTCAGCAGTAAAGCTGAATGCCCTTTGAGCATTCGCTACCTGAGCGTACCGGTCTGCGGCTTCTCAGATGAAGCACATGCTGAGACCAAAGAAAGAGGTCAGTTTGTAGGCAACCAAATCATCATCAACCAGCTCTAAAGAgttaaatgttattttacattaTAAGGAAGTGCAGTTGCTTTCTCTTAAGTTTCCAAGTCCACTGAGATCCAGTACTTCAATGGGACATTTGATTTGAAGCTGGCCAAATGTGAGTAATTGTAAACTGGCTGGGGATAAGCCTTGATCCTGGGGGAGCCACTGACACGTGCCGTCTGGAATCTCCATCTCCAGCCTCTGCAGCAGGGAAAGGCAAGCGTCAGCCACCCACACCGTGCTGTCAGGGGCCTGTGTCCCTCCTCACGTGGGAGACTGGATCTGGGAAGCCTGGAAAGAGTAAAGCTTCAGTCTTTGAAGGCAAGATCTTTCTATCTCTTCAATTCCCACAGTAATCACTAAGCTTTTCTCAGCTTTGTGATGTGAGAGGTGATAGCAACAACATGAATGATCAGGAAACCAAAATAGGATTTTGGTCCTAACCCACCCTGTGCAAAGCAGCTTAGGACACATAATGCCACCAGCTGGTGCAGCACCCTTAGCCTTCTCCACCTAGCCACAGAATGTATACCACTGCAGGGTGGAAATAGCACAGACAAGGTTAAGCAGCTTCTTCAAAAAGTCATCCTGTTATTTGATGCTAAAGAACAGGCCAAGGTTTGCCAGCACACCAATACCTTTGTCTTTCTACTTAGGAGGTTTTAGGAATACCTGCCAGAGAACTGTGAAGTTTGGAGTCTTATTTCCAACAATTTTTTGACAAATACTTCAGAAGGCGGCAAGGATTTCTGTGAAAGGTTTAACACCATAAAATGCCCCAAGAAAAAAGTTTGCGCCTTACAGCCTCATGCATGGAGGTCAGGGGGCAGCTAggaggacagcagcagctcctggttgGGGTGCTGTAGGTAAGGTCATACAACTAAAATATCAGCCACCTTTTATTTGTTGTTGGTTCATCTGTTGGTACCATGCTGTCCCCCAGAGGGAATGCAGTCACAGCTTCCCCCAGTGCAGAACAGATTTTGAACAACCTtgaaaaaaagcagcttgtgAAATTCAGCATGTTCCCATTCCCTCTTACCTGAGAGGTGAAGCATGACCAGAACCTCCTCAAGAGATCACTGGGTACAAATACCATCGCTTCTGTAGTAGTCCTGAAAATACACAATTCCTGAACACTGCTGAGGATTTTTGCCTCAGTACCTGACAGCAATGAGTTCCACAGATGAAAGAAGATACAGCAATCTGAGCTCCCCTCCTCATCCCCTACTCTTGGGACAGCTGTGTTCACAGGACTGTTAACAGCCtccatttctcccttttcccaggGTGCTGGGAAGCACCTTGCCCATCAGTGTGCTCTTTCCAGCTCCAGCAATTCCTAGTTCAGCACATGCCGTTCAATGTCTAGTAGGAATGACTATTTATCTCCCTCTCCTAAgaattgggttttttcccctgtttgcTAATACCATTGCTGTTTCTTCAGTTGCACTCTACCAAAAAACAAAGTCTaagaagtgggaagaaaaatctAAGTCTACAGCTCTCTGGGCTTGCACTCCCTTATAATTTGAGCAAACTCAGTGTCTGGCATTTACCAGCACATGCAGGTGGTTCAGCACCTCCCTGGATATACGAGAGGTCAGCAGGGACCTAAATTACCTGGAACAAGAGGAATTGCCCAAATTCAGCAAAGTTGTGTCAGACCTGCCTTGAAACCAAGCACAGCCTGTGTGTTGTCAGGCTCCTTCTACACACACGATACTGACCTCCTCCACGCTCCTGCCCCCGTCCCCTGAGCAGCACCACTGCAGCTCCCTCTCACCATGAACCTCCTACTACAGAGAAATGTCTTGTTTGTGCTCCTGAAGTTCTGATGCTGTGTTGTGCTTCCACTTCATATCTGTGCAGTGCCTTCTGATTTATCTGCATGGTTTGTGAGATACCCCTTCTTCATTTTCACAAGAGAAAAAAGTCAATAAAAGCCgaaagttttccctttttttaggCTTACTCTTCATATACTTCTCTGGCACCAAAAATAAGCACATCTAAATGTTAAATCCcagattttctctttcccataGGGACATTTGGAATCCCAGAGGTAGCTACTTACAGCTATTTGAGTTCAGATGTTCCTGTGAGGTCGGCTTGCAAGGAATTCAGAggtttagcttgaaaaaaaaatggtCAGAGCAGCTGTGATTTATTTATAATTGTGCAGATTCATCAGTCTAGAGACTGCTGCAATCTTCCCCTTTGACTTTCCACTCAGACAGGTCCTGCCACTGGAGCGTTAGACGTGTTTTAGGACTCTTCTATTGTTAAAGCAGCTGGCTATTCTTCCTGCTAATGCTAAGCCAAAGCCATTCATACAGAGTAATCCTGGTGGTTAATGCATTCAGAAGCTGTGGTGGAATCCCAGCAGAATGTCCCTCCCTCCACCACCTTGGAGAGTACAGAGCCAAGGCAATTTCTTCCATGGGGTGTGAATGGCTCCATTTGAGAAGGAGTGGGTAGACCCTTCAGTAGAAAACCAGCACACCTTTGTTTTGTagtcagaatttttattttctttatatccaGGCTTATCACtgacatctgaaaataaaatctttcatttacAAATAGGCTAGTGcaaattaaagataattttgaaccaaaaaaaaagacagattgcATGTAACAAAAATGCGTTAGGACGATCTTCCTGGAACAGCTGGTGGAGGTCGCctaggaaaaagacaaaaaataacccaaaattCATGGGGAAGGGTGGAAGATCTAAACCAAAAGGTCAAGATACAATAAAATGACTCATATACAAAATTATCTTAATAAAATGGGTTAAGAGAAAAAGGCACAGAACATGCACATTAAGGAAAAGAGCAAGAGCAAGATTAGAATCAGCTGGCTAtcagcacagccacagctttcATCCTCACCGCTTCCCATCTGACTTGCTGGCGCCAGAGAACTGGGACAGTCACATCACAAGCGTGGAGGTTGCTGGTCACAGGCTTTCTAATTTTCTTGCAGCAAATAATATCCTCTGGAAGAGCTTTTCCCCACCAACCTTAAAATTTGCACCACTATCTGCTGCAAACACTGTTCCTGGAGTAGACCTTTTTTAAGTGGGATTCTGATGAAATCGAGAATGATCAAACAAGATGGCCTATGGGCTGGGCTGGGGTATCTGGAGTGGACACTGCTGGGAAGGTTAAAAACGTGGGTGATGGCAGTGCAATGAGTCTACTGCCAACCCTAGCAGTTGATGGCCCAGTGCAGTGGTGAGAGAAGAGCAGATGCTCCTCCTGTTACCCAGCATAGAGCACTGACGTGTCGCTGACCAGCATGCCAGGAACCACGCTCACACAGGGGTATGTAATGTACTCCAGCCACATGGGACACGTGTGACACTGCTGCTCACTGAGGGGGAGCGCACAGACTGCCTCAGGCATAGCCATtaaagactattaaaaaaaaaaaatctccaaatgtTAAAGTAAGCAAGTGAATACGACAGGGACGTTGCTACTTTGCTCATCCCACCTTTTGCTCCTCCCTTTCCCAAAACCTAAGGACCAATGTAGTGACTGTTGCGCTCAGTGAGAAGCGTCCTCTCTGGTAGGAAGCTGTTGTGCTTCTTGTGCCATACAGACCATCTCCTCCAAGCACCGATTCCAGTTACTTGGCTCATGCTGATCTGAAGGAGGAATTGAGTAATGAAGACATACGCACATTCATACACAACCATTTTAGGGGGAAATGCCTTCCAGACATAACGCGTACACATGCACATTTTcactccagctcctgctctggaAGACAGTCTGGCCACCTGCTCAGCTCTGAATCTCCCCAAAACACACTTTCCCCAGCAATGAAATGAATACCAGGTATTGCTTGAAAAGCATTCATCCATTTCCCAACAAACCATCCCTGCAGCCCTCCAAGCCCCTTGCAGGGAAGCTGAATGCTTCCCATGGGTTACAACTCCCCCATCTCCCCTTTTAATGACATCTCCAGTGATCTCAGTGCGACACACATCCCCGATAAATCCTCACTGCAGTCCCAACAGAGGCGGAGTGCGGCATGCCGAGATGATGGTGTGAGAGACAGAAGACCACTCATGCACATCCAGAAAGTGATAATAAAAGCCCATCAAGAGTTACAGTTTATTTCAGGTTCAGAAATGCAGCATAACATTTTTACAGCAAGTGTACGTGATGCTCAGTAACGACCATGGTTTCGGGAATTGACTCGCTGTGCTCAAAGGTC
It encodes the following:
- the PIGC gene encoding phosphatidylinositol N-acetylglucosaminyltransferase subunit C, whose translation is MEPVPGRRWQKVLYERQPFPDNYVDQRFLEELRKNVHARRYRYRAVVFQSGAVVQQLCSVCVFVVTWWYMDAGMLSPQGLFGAALVSSLLGYVLFDAVDCGAGRRESGRTRWADLKSTLVFAAFTYGFSPVLKTLTESISTDTIYAMSALMLLGHLIFFDYGANAAIVSSTLSLNMAIFASVCLASRLPRSLHAFVMVTFAMQIFALWPMLQKKLKAQTPRCYVGVTVLFALAALAGLATVSSVGAVLFASLLLAISCLCPYCLIRLQQLKDNIHGPWDEAEIKEDLSRFLM